The following coding sequences are from one uncultured Desulfobacter sp. window:
- a CDS encoding chemotaxis protein CheB: protein MVKKEKSKANQTAHPVIEKKFPIVGMGASAGGLEAFEAFFSAMPKDSGMAFVLISHLDPTHTSLMPELIQKRTQMTVLLIEDGVQIQPNTVYAIPPNKDVAILNGVLHLMDLHRPRGFNLPIDNFFKSLALDQGANAVCIILSGTGSDGSLGLKQIKGELGMVMVQDEASAKYDGMPRSALATGLADYVLPVEKMPEALMKYARHAIIEPGNKVSTDERKFQKALQKIYILLRSRTNQDFSLYKKNTIIRRIERRMNVHQINDINDYVTYLAKSEREVHILFKDLLIGVTCFFRDPEAFDVLQEKVLPNLLVNKPEDAGVRIWVPGCSTGEEAYSLSIVLQECMEKMNRHFTIQIFATDLDEDAINAARSGLYPISIVSDVNPKRIKRFFTREDSFFRVKKAIREMLVFAPQNLIKDPPFTKLDMLSCRNLLIYLGPELQKKLLPMFYYSLKPHGILFLGSAESVGQEANLFEYSDKKWKIFRRQPHQENARPALNFPISAPKEMDNSLAIKTPDAVKRAEEIDAFMLVEIILQQSDTPPCVVIDEKSDIVYVHGRTGKYLEPAAGRMSNNILEMARPGLKIALASAIRKAATLRHEVIQNGIDIENNGGFITINLKVKPILEYGAIRGMLMVVFHDVVKTKKTKASRVSQKTQTVIHLEQELQHTRENLQTTIEELETSNEELKSTNEELQSTNEELQSTNEELETSKEELQSLNEESATVNAELQSRIDELSNANDDMKNLLNSTQIGTIFLNMDLDIRRFTDMATRLIPLAVTDIGRPISHFSSELKDFQLADHARQVLKDLLTQEFEVESLDGQFFRTRIMPYRTMQNVIDGVVVTFEDITEFKKFRSTAQRLSVMMNSSEAVIIQDKDGTITFWNTGAEKLYGFTEAEALTMNFCHLVPEDQEESFRSFMKTVISGERSSVFKTRRLSKNKTPVTVGITAAALRDEKSGINSMITIERDIKE from the coding sequence ATGGTAAAAAAAGAAAAATCTAAAGCGAATCAAACCGCTCATCCGGTCATTGAAAAAAAATTTCCTATCGTTGGTATGGGCGCTTCTGCCGGCGGACTGGAAGCCTTTGAAGCCTTTTTCAGTGCCATGCCAAAGGACAGCGGCATGGCCTTTGTCCTGATCTCTCACCTGGACCCAACCCATACCAGTCTTATGCCGGAACTGATACAGAAAAGAACCCAGATGACAGTACTGCTGATCGAAGACGGCGTGCAGATTCAACCCAATACCGTATATGCCATCCCACCCAACAAGGATGTGGCGATATTAAACGGCGTTCTGCATCTCATGGATCTGCACCGCCCCAGGGGCTTTAATCTGCCCATTGATAATTTCTTTAAAAGCCTGGCTCTGGATCAGGGGGCCAATGCCGTCTGTATTATCCTGTCCGGCACCGGCAGTGACGGCAGCCTTGGATTAAAACAGATCAAGGGCGAACTTGGGATGGTTATGGTTCAGGATGAGGCCTCTGCCAAATATGACGGTATGCCCAGAAGTGCGCTTGCTACAGGACTTGCCGACTACGTTCTGCCCGTGGAAAAGATGCCGGAAGCACTGATGAAATATGCCCGGCACGCCATTATTGAACCCGGAAACAAGGTCAGTACGGATGAAAGAAAATTTCAAAAAGCCCTGCAGAAAATCTATATCCTCCTGCGGTCCCGGACCAATCAGGATTTTTCCCTTTATAAGAAAAATACCATTATCCGGCGGATTGAACGACGGATGAATGTCCACCAGATCAATGATATCAATGACTATGTCACCTATCTTGCAAAAAGCGAGCGAGAAGTCCATATCCTGTTCAAGGATCTTCTCATCGGTGTGACCTGTTTTTTCAGAGATCCCGAGGCCTTTGATGTTCTTCAGGAGAAGGTTTTACCCAACCTGCTTGTCAACAAACCCGAAGACGCCGGTGTCAGAATCTGGGTGCCGGGGTGCAGCACTGGTGAGGAAGCCTATTCCCTATCTATTGTGCTGCAGGAATGCATGGAGAAAATGAACCGGCATTTTACGATCCAGATCTTTGCCACTGATCTGGATGAAGATGCCATCAATGCCGCAAGATCCGGACTCTATCCCATCAGTATCGTGTCTGATGTCAATCCGAAAAGAATAAAACGCTTTTTCACCAGAGAGGACAGTTTCTTCAGGGTTAAAAAGGCCATCCGGGAAATGCTGGTCTTTGCACCACAAAACCTGATCAAGGACCCGCCCTTCACGAAGCTGGATATGCTCAGTTGCCGGAATCTTTTGATTTACCTCGGGCCCGAGTTGCAGAAAAAACTGCTCCCCATGTTTTATTACAGCCTGAAGCCTCATGGGATCCTGTTTTTGGGCTCGGCTGAGTCAGTCGGCCAGGAAGCCAATCTGTTTGAATATTCCGACAAGAAATGGAAAATATTCAGACGTCAGCCTCATCAGGAAAATGCCCGCCCGGCGTTGAACTTTCCCATTTCAGCTCCAAAGGAGATGGATAATTCCCTGGCGATAAAGACTCCGGACGCCGTCAAAAGGGCCGAAGAAATCGACGCCTTCATGCTGGTGGAAATTATCCTGCAGCAGAGTGATACCCCGCCCTGTGTGGTCATTGATGAAAAATCGGATATCGTTTATGTTCATGGCCGCACGGGTAAATATCTGGAGCCTGCTGCCGGCAGGATGTCCAATAATATCCTGGAAATGGCAAGACCCGGACTCAAGATTGCATTGGCGTCGGCCATCAGAAAGGCTGCCACACTCAGACATGAGGTGATTCAGAATGGAATTGATATCGAAAACAATGGCGGATTTATCACGATCAATCTGAAGGTAAAACCGATCCTCGAATATGGGGCTATCCGCGGCATGCTCATGGTTGTCTTCCATGATGTCGTCAAAACAAAAAAAACGAAAGCGTCCAGAGTTTCTCAAAAGACTCAGACGGTAATCCATCTTGAACAGGAGCTGCAGCATACCCGGGAAAATCTCCAGACCACCATTGAAGAACTGGAAACCTCCAATGAGGAACTCAAGTCCACCAATGAAGAACTGCAATCCACAAACGAAGAGCTGCAGTCCACCAACGAGGAACTGGAAACCTCAAAAGAAGAGCTTCAGTCCCTAAATGAGGAATCCGCCACGGTGAATGCCGAACTGCAGAGCCGGATCGATGAATTGTCCAACGCCAATGACGACATGAAGAACCTGCTGAATTCCACCCAGATCGGAACGATATTTTTAAATATGGATCTGGATATCCGGCGTTTCACCGACATGGCCACCCGGTTGATTCCCCTGGCAGTTACGGATATTGGCCGTCCCATCAGTCATTTCTCCTCGGAGCTGAAAGATTTTCAGCTGGCGGATCATGCCCGGCAGGTTCTCAAAGATCTGCTTACCCAGGAATTTGAGGTGGAAAGCCTGGACGGCCAGTTTTTCAGGACCCGGATCATGCCCTACCGTACCATGCAGAATGTCATTGACGGGGTGGTTGTGACCTTTGAAGATATTACGGAGTTCAAGAAATTCCGCTCGACTGCCCAGCGGTTGTCCGTGATGATGAATTCATCGGAAGCCGTCATCATCCAGGATAAAGACGGTACCATTACCTTCTGGAATACAGGGGCTGAAAAATTGTATGGATTCACCGAGGCAGAAGCGCTGACCATGAATTTCTGTCATCTGGTACCGGAAGATCAGGAAGAATCCTTCCGTTCCTTCATGAAGACTGTAATCTCAGGTGAACGTTCTTCTGTCTTTAAAACCCGGCGACTTTCCAAAAACAAGACACCCGTAACCGTAGGGATTACCGCAGCAGCTCTCAGGGATGAAAAAAGCGGTATCAACAGCATGATCACGATTGAAAGGGATATCAAAGAATGA
- a CDS encoding DUF6178 family protein, protein MNPQADYKLVNIQQKDLKLRTLRQEILVSESEKALELILDAPSPATLIQSFPDQDLYYLMHKIGPYDFIPILSIARSTQWEYILDVEVWDEDRLDTRLMTLSFDLLFQADPERFLRWIMKEKPDYFEFYLFKNMDIIIREHDEVPPEDFDDYITLDDKFYFRFPDKPRMAEEDRPAHQNDQNAWELIEKMVRTVAGMELSVFHGLLLETSAILTAVTEEEQFRLKTLRLAEKGFLPAHEAIGIYQPTQLPFLRKRPQKALPDKDALNSDIPLPPQFFSRFLEGDDLFVRTLELFEPPFLLTLEFELAALINKIISADRIKLRDKEDLEKAILKACAYLNIGLEVMLERDPSPERARRIIQEYFLEDIFRTGSRACITLKTKADNWFKHSLINTKNLPLSFLGEMFLGVIGGLFIERPLYYDNYVTGKLYRNFKSISDIARTEKNLNQIIALDQVLGTLDVNLKSFKKGILTYKTLILTLWARSRLNLSSTLEPIHIKVFKSFFAALFPKSKAEDSSGIQLGDLVLWISETSGKDEVQLGDFFEILTDLINELNEEYAAVDPENIDSRFIPHFLLTNK, encoded by the coding sequence ATGAACCCGCAAGCGGATTATAAACTTGTCAATATACAGCAAAAAGACCTTAAGCTTCGGACGCTTCGTCAGGAAATCCTTGTCAGTGAATCTGAAAAAGCGTTGGAACTGATTCTTGATGCACCATCACCGGCCACACTGATACAGTCTTTTCCGGATCAAGATCTTTATTATCTGATGCACAAAATAGGCCCCTATGATTTCATTCCAATTCTGTCCATAGCCAGATCAACACAATGGGAATATATCCTGGATGTGGAAGTTTGGGATGAGGACAGGCTGGATACCAGACTCATGACCCTGTCCTTTGACCTGCTGTTCCAGGCAGATCCTGAAAGATTTTTGCGATGGATAATGAAAGAGAAACCGGATTATTTTGAATTTTATCTGTTCAAAAACATGGATATTATCATCCGGGAGCATGACGAGGTACCTCCGGAGGATTTTGACGATTATATCACGCTTGATGATAAGTTCTATTTCAGGTTTCCGGATAAACCCAGAATGGCCGAAGAGGATAGGCCTGCGCACCAAAACGATCAGAATGCCTGGGAACTGATAGAAAAAATGGTCAGAACTGTTGCCGGAATGGAACTGTCTGTTTTTCATGGACTGCTGCTTGAAACCAGTGCCATACTGACGGCTGTAACCGAGGAGGAACAATTCCGTCTTAAAACCCTCAGACTTGCTGAAAAAGGGTTTTTGCCCGCCCATGAGGCGATCGGTATCTATCAACCGACCCAACTTCCTTTTCTTCGTAAGCGACCGCAAAAAGCCTTACCTGATAAGGATGCATTAAACTCCGACATCCCATTGCCGCCCCAGTTTTTTTCCCGGTTTCTTGAAGGGGACGATCTGTTTGTCAGAACTCTGGAATTGTTTGAACCGCCATTTTTACTTACGCTTGAATTCGAACTTGCCGCATTGATCAATAAAATAATTTCCGCTGACAGAATCAAACTCAGGGATAAGGAAGACCTTGAAAAAGCGATTTTAAAGGCGTGTGCCTATTTGAATATCGGTCTTGAAGTCATGCTTGAAAGAGACCCGTCACCCGAAAGAGCCAGGAGAATAATTCAGGAATATTTTCTTGAAGATATTTTCAGAACCGGGTCAAGGGCCTGCATTACACTAAAGACCAAGGCCGATAACTGGTTCAAACACAGTTTGATCAACACAAAAAATCTGCCATTGAGTTTTCTGGGGGAAATGTTTTTGGGGGTTATTGGCGGTCTTTTCATCGAAAGACCGCTTTATTACGATAATTATGTCACAGGAAAATTATACCGAAACTTCAAATCTATTTCAGATATTGCCCGAACCGAGAAGAACTTGAACCAGATCATTGCGCTTGATCAGGTTCTGGGTACCCTTGATGTGAACCTCAAATCGTTTAAAAAAGGGATCTTAACTTATAAAACACTTATTTTGACCCTGTGGGCAAGAAGCCGGTTAAACCTTTCATCAACACTTGAACCGATTCATATAAAGGTCTTTAAATCATTTTTTGCGGCGTTGTTTCCAAAATCAAAGGCTGAGGATTCCAGCGGGATTCAATTGGGAGACCTGGTTCTATGGATATCAGAAACAAGCGGTAAGGATGAAGTGCAACTGGGAGATTTTTTTGAGATCCTGACCGATTTGATAAACGAACTGAATGAGGAATACGCCGCAGTCGATCCTGAAAATATTGACTCCAGATTTATTCCCCATTTTTTATTAACGAACAAATAA
- a CDS encoding ATP-binding protein, whose translation MNHKINAQEKFHQLRKQAETMMASKTFSGTPPVVDDPLKLIHELQTFQIELELQNEELQRSQQDLMKTQIKYTQLYDSAPVGYLTIDFNGVIRNANLTLADMLAIERSSLIDQALSVHIVSEDQDIFYQHLGRLADEKTKQGCELRMEKTDATPFYVQLESTVLSYQIGKPGPYRTVIIDISERKQMEKEQEHIQKQLFQTHKMTAMATMAGGVAHDFNNILFIILGNVEFLMEDIPEWEPSYSKLGTIKIAALRAAGIVKMLLNFSFMTDQEQKPMDVAVEINEAFKLLRSLIPSTINIRTIVPDTEVMILADIIQFGRILINLGTNAAQAMEETGGSVEIKLETQFLEQGAVEHYPALKAGTYAKISVCDNGPGIDPEIMSRIFDPYFTTREFGTRAGLGLGLAVVHGIVKNHNGAVTATGEPGQGVCFTLFFPVIDQ comes from the coding sequence ATGAATCATAAAATAAATGCACAGGAAAAATTTCATCAATTGCGCAAACAGGCGGAAACCATGATGGCCAGTAAGACTTTTTCCGGCACGCCCCCTGTTGTGGATGATCCGCTCAAATTAATCCATGAACTTCAGACCTTCCAGATTGAACTGGAACTGCAGAATGAAGAACTGCAGCGGTCGCAGCAGGACTTGATGAAAACCCAGATAAAATACACGCAGCTCTATGATTCTGCGCCGGTGGGGTATCTTACCATCGACTTCAACGGCGTGATCCGGAATGCGAACCTGACTCTCGCGGATATGTTGGCAATAGAAAGGAGTTCTCTGATAGACCAGGCGTTATCCGTCCATATCGTTTCTGAAGATCAGGACATTTTCTATCAGCACCTAGGGCGCCTTGCTGATGAAAAAACAAAACAGGGCTGCGAACTGCGCATGGAAAAAACAGATGCAACCCCATTTTATGTACAACTTGAAAGCACGGTTCTGTCATACCAAATCGGCAAACCCGGACCATATCGAACCGTGATCATTGACATCAGCGAGCGAAAACAAATGGAAAAAGAGCAGGAACACATACAGAAACAGCTTTTCCAGACCCACAAGATGACAGCCATGGCTACTATGGCCGGGGGCGTCGCCCATGATTTCAATAATATACTGTTCATCATTCTCGGGAATGTTGAATTTCTCATGGAAGACATCCCGGAATGGGAACCGTCATATTCTAAGCTTGGCACCATTAAAATCGCCGCTTTAAGGGCGGCAGGCATTGTAAAGATGCTGCTCAACTTCAGTTTTATGACTGATCAGGAACAAAAACCGATGGATGTTGCCGTTGAGATAAATGAAGCCTTTAAATTATTACGGTCATTGATTCCATCTACCATAAATATCCGCACAATTGTTCCGGATACCGAAGTGATGATTCTGGCAGATATCATCCAGTTCGGTCGGATTCTGATAAACTTGGGCACCAATGCCGCCCAGGCAATGGAGGAAACCGGAGGGTCCGTTGAAATAAAATTGGAAACTCAATTTTTAGAACAGGGCGCTGTGGAACACTATCCGGCTCTGAAAGCCGGAACCTACGCTAAAATATCGGTATGTGACAATGGTCCGGGCATTGATCCTGAAATCATGAGCCGGATATTTGATCCTTATTTTACAACCAGGGAGTTTGGGACCAGGGCGGGGTTGGGCCTGGGCCTGGCCGTTGTTCACGGCATTGTTAAAAATCATAATGGCGCGGTTACGGCAACCGGAGAACCAGGACAAGGCGTCTGTTTCACCCTATTTTTTCCCGTGATTGACCAATAG